The Oscillatoria acuminata PCC 6304 genomic interval CCTCGTTAAACAGCAGGGAAAGAAACGACTAAAGTCGTTACTACGAACTAAGAAAACTAGAAATTTCCCCTTTTGTAGTAACGACTTCAGTCGTTCTCCGGGTTCATGCAGACCAAGATAGAACCGAGGGCGCGATATAATAATTACTACGATGTAATCATCGTCTAATCTTTCCAAAATCCATTTGTAAAATCATGATTCAACAAAGTTTTAAGGGAAAAACTGAACCGCAGGAGTTAGCAAAATGTCCTTCAGGTATTCGAGGTTTGGATGAAATAACCGGGGGTGGATTACCCCAGGGACGACCCACTTTAGTCTGTGGAACAGCCGGTTGTGGTAAAACCTTGATGGCGATGCAGTTTTTAATCAAGGGGGTTGAGGACTATGATGAACCCGGTGTGTTTATGTCCTTTGAAGAAACTGCTGAAGAATTAAGACAAAATGTCATCTCCCTCGGGTGGGATGTTAAAGCATTACAAGACCAAAAAAAATTAGGGATTGATTATGTGCATATCGATCGCAGTGAGTTTCAAGAAACTGGAGAATATAATTTAGAAGGGTTATTTTTGCGACTGGCGATCGCCATTGATCGAGTCCAAGCCAAGCGCGTTGCTTTGGATACCCTAGAGGTACTCTTTGGCGGATTGGATAATGAGGCGATTGTCCGATCCGAACTGCGGCGGTTGTTTCGGTGGCTGAAAGATAAAGGGGTGACGGCGATTATTACTGCCGAAAGTGGGGAAAATTCCCTCACCCGTCAAGGATTAGAGGAATATGTTTCTGATTGTGTGATTCGTCTGCAACAGCAAGTTAGCGATCGCATTGCCACCCGGACTTTACATATTGTCAAATATCGGGGGTCCAAACATGGCAGTAATGAATACCCGTTTTTAATTGAAACAGACGGAATTTCTGTCGTTCCTATTACCTCGATCGGACTGAATCATCAAGTGTCTACGGAACGAATTTCCACTGGAATTCATCGCCTAGATATGATGTTAGGCGGCCAGGGATTTTATCGCGGTAGTAGTGTTTTAATTAGTGGCACCGCAGGTACGGGAAAAAGTACGGTAGCGGCACATTTTGCTCAGGCAACTTGTAGGCGGGGAGAACGATGTTTGTACATTGCGTTTGAGGAATCTCCCAACCAAATTATTCGGAATATGCGATCGATTGGGTTAGACTTAGAAAGTTGCGTTCAAGATGGTTTGCTCGTCTTTGAATCCGTCCGTCCGACCCTGTACGGGTTAGAAATGCACCTGGTCAAATTCTATCATGCGATCGAAACCTTAAAACCCCAGGTTGTGATTGTTGATCCCATTTCTAACCTGCATTATGTCGGAAATGATATCGAAGTCAAATCCTTTCTGATGCGCCTGATAGACTTTCTGAAAACCCACATTATCACCAGTTTGATGACGAGCCTCACCATCAGCAGCAGTACATCCTTAGAACGTACAGATATCGGGGTTTCTTCATTAATGGATACCTGGCTGATGCTGCGGGATATGGAAACCAACGGCGAACGCAATCGATTACTTTACTTGCTGAAATCTCGCGGCATGGAACACTCCAATCAAGTTCGGGAATTTCGCCTGAGTTCATCCGGGGTAGAATTAATCAAAGCATATCTCGGACCTGGAGGTGTACTCACGGGTTCAGCAAGAGCGGTCCAGGAATCTCGCGAACAAGCCGATGCATTACTGCGGCAAAAAGACATTGAAACCAAACAACGAAACATCGAACGGAAACGGGCGGTGATTGAAGCAAAAATTCAGGCACTGCAAGCTGATTTTGAATTAGAAAAATCTGAAATAGAACGGATCATCCATAAAGAAGAGTTGGAGGAAAAAATTCAACGAGAAACGGAAATAACAATGGGAGAAATGCGACGGGTTAATGGGAAGCCGGACTTATAGTGGGTCTCAATTATTCCGTGACGGGTGAAAGAGCGAGTCACCCTTCCCTTGTGGGTCACCAAAGATTATCCATCCTAAAAACTGGGCTATAGCCTCCTATTCGAGTATTCCCCTAGAAAGTCTGGAAGGGCGAGAAAACCCTCTTCTCCCGACTCACAAGAATTCGTGTAAATGTTTAAACGTCTGCTATTTCTATTTTATACCAAATCCGGTTGTAAAAAGTCGATTTTCTCTTCAGCCTGCGGAGGCAGGCTTCGTCCGTGTAGCCCCACCCTTCAGGGTGCGGGTTTAGTAGACCCAAGACAACCGGATTCCGTATTAGGAGTAGCCCATGATATCAGTGACTCATTCAAGGAAAAGAACATGGAAAACAATCCAGAAAAAATCTCTAAACCCGAAGTCGATGTATTTGAAGAGTTTTTATCTCGACCCAAGGAGGAAAAATACTTACTCCGCTTATTTATTGCTGGAAATACGCCCAATTCTAATCGAGCTTTCAACAAAATTAAAAATATTTGTGAAGAATATTTACCGGGACGATATGAATTAGAAGTTATTGATATTTATGAACAGCCGGAACTGATGGAACAAGAACAAATTATTGCCATTCCGACTTTAGTCAAGAAACTGCCGCCACCGCTACAGAAGTTTATTGGGGATTTGGCGAATACGGAAAAGGTGCTGCTTGGATTAGATATTAACTATTATCGCTCCCATTAATCGGGGCAAATGATGGGGAGTTCAAGGCGGTTTGAGGCTTCACAGGACTCCTGTTATCCAGTCACGGCAAGAGAAGGAGCGCACGATGGTGTGCGCCCTACTTCTGGGGACTCCTCCCTCATCTATGCTTAGAGCAGCGGTGCACCATTTCCCCGAGGCAGTCTCATCCCTTCTGTTGCTTGCCGGTATTCTTCCACACTATCGGAATAGTCGATCGGCAGCACCGATGCTACGTTTTCGTGGGGACGGGGAATAATCACCCAAGTTTCTAAGGTCGCCCCAAATGTATGCTCTACGGC includes:
- the kaiC gene encoding circadian clock protein KaiC; translation: MIQQSFKGKTEPQELAKCPSGIRGLDEITGGGLPQGRPTLVCGTAGCGKTLMAMQFLIKGVEDYDEPGVFMSFEETAEELRQNVISLGWDVKALQDQKKLGIDYVHIDRSEFQETGEYNLEGLFLRLAIAIDRVQAKRVALDTLEVLFGGLDNEAIVRSELRRLFRWLKDKGVTAIITAESGENSLTRQGLEEYVSDCVIRLQQQVSDRIATRTLHIVKYRGSKHGSNEYPFLIETDGISVVPITSIGLNHQVSTERISTGIHRLDMMLGGQGFYRGSSVLISGTAGTGKSTVAAHFAQATCRRGERCLYIAFEESPNQIIRNMRSIGLDLESCVQDGLLVFESVRPTLYGLEMHLVKFYHAIETLKPQVVIVDPISNLHYVGNDIEVKSFLMRLIDFLKTHIITSLMTSLTISSSTSLERTDIGVSSLMDTWLMLRDMETNGERNRLLYLLKSRGMEHSNQVREFRLSSSGVELIKAYLGPGGVLTGSARAVQESREQADALLRQKDIETKQRNIERKRAVIEAKIQALQADFELEKSEIERIIHKEELEEKIQRETEITMGEMRRVNGKPDL
- a CDS encoding circadian clock KaiB family protein encodes the protein MENNPEKISKPEVDVFEEFLSRPKEEKYLLRLFIAGNTPNSNRAFNKIKNICEEYLPGRYELEVIDIYEQPELMEQEQIIAIPTLVKKLPPPLQKFIGDLANTEKVLLGLDINYYRSH